The nucleotide sequence GCTGTGAATGTGACTTCTTCCACAACTGGCTTGATCATTCCTCCTTCTAATATCCTTATCGTTTATTCATTGGCTAGTGGTGGTGTTTCCATTGGTGCATTGTTTGTTGCAGGTTATATCCCGGGCTTATTTGTGGGACTTTTATTGATGCTAACAGCGGCCTTCTTTATTAGAAAACATAATTTGCCACAGGGGGAAACAACTAGTATTAGTGAATTCGGAAAGGTTTTCCTTAAAGCAGCCCCTAGTTTGACCTTACTGGTCATAGTAATAGGAGGTATAGTTATAGGTATCTTTACCGCTACTGAGGCTTCAGCTATTGCAGTATTATATACTTTGGGACTTTCCTTTATTTATGGCGAATTAAAGTTAAAAGATTTACCCGCCATCTTACTTAAATCCTCATCTACGACTGCTGTAGTAGCTTTGCTAATCGCTACTTCTATGAGCATGTCCTGGGTGATGTCCAGTGAGGATATCCCTCAATCGCTCAGTCAAATCCTACTTTCATTAAGCGATAATAAATATATCATTTTAATTATCATCAATTTGACTTTACTATTTGTTGGTGTATTTATGGACATGACACCTGCTGTATTGATCTTTACGCCTATTTTTCTGCCTGTGGTAAGTGAATTGGGTATAGACCCTGTTCATTTTGGAATCATTATGGTCCTTAACCTCTGTATCGGACTTTGTACGCCACCAGTGGGCTCTGTCCTCTTCATTGGAGTAGGCGTAGCCAAAACCTCCATAGCGAAGGTCGTCCGCCCATTGCTTCCATTCTTCGTGGCAATGATCATAGGATTGATTATTATTACATTATTCCCGCAAATGACTTTATGGTTACCAAGTCTATTTGGACTATAGCGTAGATCAAGGCCTCATTATCCAAAGCAGCCCTGCAAAGGGCTGCTTTTTTGTTTTTTTCTTATTACAAACTGCTAGGTAATATATTGGATTTTATAAGTTTGAATGCTAATGCTTTACAGATAATATTAGATAGGGTAAAACTTCTTTGGATATAATGCAGTTAAAACCTTTTAAGCCATAAATATTTTCCTTATTCGATGAAAAAACAACTTTTACTGCTCCCACTGATTTTGTTCTGTTGCATTGTACAATCCAATGCCCAGGATCAAGGCTTTATCAAAAGATATATTAATAAAATCATTAATGACACCAGCGATGCGGCAGAACCCCAATTCCTATTATATCCTACATTGGCTTATTCTCCAGAAACGAGTTGGGAGATTGGTTTTAGTTCCTTATATGTTTATTATGCCAATAAAGACACGAGCAATAGGCTAAGTGAAATCAATGGCTTCACATTTGTCACTTTGGAAGGTCAATATGGTTTATGGTTTGACCATGCCAATTATTCGGATAAGGAAGACTGGTTCTTTTTGGGTAGACTTCGCTATCAGCAATTTCCTTTGTACTACTATGGTTTGGGGCCAAGTACCAGTAATGATTATCTGGCATTAGTAGATTCAAAACAGGTTTTGATTAAAGAAAGGGTATTGAGAAAATTAAAGAAGGATTTTTATTTGGGAATGGAACTAGATTTCAATCATTTTGGATCAGTAAGCTTTGAACCCAACCACCCCGAAGCTAATTTTGATTTGCCCTTGGGAAGTGAAGGTTCTACTAATATAGGCTTGGGATTGGGCCTAGTTTATGACAACAGGCATAATGTGCTTAATGTAAGAAAAGGACTTTTTTCTGAATTGGCCTATATCCAATATGCCCCTTTTTGGAAGGGGCAATATGAATTTGCTACCATTATTTCTGATAATAGAATTTACCGTCCAGTGGGTAAAAATAATGTATTGGCAGCCCAACTATTTGGCCAATTCAATACTGGTGAGGTGCCATTTAATATGACCAGTGCCCTCGGAGGAGAGAGTCAAATGAGGGGCTATTACTATGGCCGCTATAGAGACAATAATTATATCTCAAATCAGGTTGAATTCAGATTATTACCTATTCCGCTAGGTTTCAGTAAGAGGTTTGGAGCGGCAGCCTTCGCCGGTGCAGGTACTGTATTTCCTGATTTCAATAATTTATACTTGCATAAGATTGTCTGGTCGGCAGGGGCAGGTTTACGCTTTTTGTTGTTCCCAAAAAAGGATATCTACACTCGCTTGGATTACGCTTTTGGCAAGGATACCAGTGGATTTTATATTTATATTGGCGAAGCTTTCTAAGTAAAATACTGCTAATAAATTTTAATGTGATGATTTATCATCAATATTCAGATAATGATTAATGCGTCGAAATGGAATAGGGTCAAGGGAACAAAAGGTCAAATTTCCATGGAAATTTGACCTTTTGTTCCTTTTAATCCATAGGGACTTTATGACCATATTGTTTTAGCCAGCTATCAAAGTCTTTGAGTTCAGGGTTGAGCTCCCTGGAAAGGTCCACATTTCTGTGACGATTACAAACCTCTTCAAAATCCCTATAAAACTGAAACATATTTCCCAAATCATCGGCCCCAGGAAAATCAAAACTTCTGAAGGTATCCGGATTTACATTATTGTAGATTACTTCTTTTCCTAGGTGCTTGGAGAAAGCTGCCGCCATTTCAGTTCCACTTAGTTTTTCTCCAGCAAGTCCTACCGTTTTCCCGACCATGCTTTTCCCCTTTTTAAAAATGCCATAAGCACATTTTCCAATATCTTCAGCTGCGATCCCTGCCATCTTTTTATCATCCAGAGGAAATGTCAGATAATATTTGCCATCTTCACCTTTTTGGGGACCGCTTCCAAAGTAAATAAAATTGTCCCAATAAAATGAGGCCATGAGATAAGTGGTAGGAAGACTCATATCGATAAAAAGCTGATTGGCCTCACCCTTCATATCAAAATGAGGAACTTTAAATTTTCCCTGTAAAGTAGGCATTCGATTGTCCTCCAAAGGAACATATTTTCTGGTATCTTCCAAGGTAGACCAGATGATATGTTGCAATTCACATTCTTTGGCGGCCTCAGCCATATTTTTTGCATGGATATATTCTTTCTCGGGTGAAAAGTGATCCCAGAAAAAAGTGACCAGATAGGCACCATAAGCACCATTCATTGCTTCAATGATACTGGCCTTGTCATCAAGGTTTGCTACTGCCACTTCTGCACCCAAATCTCCTAATTCTTTGGCTTTATCAGAATTTTTATCTCTAGTTACCGCTCTTACCGCAAATTCACTATTTGTGTCGCTAAGAATTGCCCTTGCGAGTCCACCACCTTGAGCACCAGTAGCCCCCATAATGGTAATTATCTTTTTGTCAGACATGATATGAAAGGTTATAGTTGAATAATAAGGGAATCCTACTGATGAAATACTATGGGTGGTAGTTTAAAGAAGTAATGTCGGCTTCAATGACATGGTTTAATTTACAAATTTTAAACTTCAAATCCCTTAATTACAACTATGAATTGGATTCAAATTGTTCATTTCCAACAAAAATGCGTGAAAGGCTTCTTCAGCTATATACTATCCTATCTTTTCTTCCTTGATCAGCTTCAGCAATGCTTCAGGCTCATCAGTAGTAATGAAATCCACTTTCTGGTCCAATAGCCATTTCATGTCTTCTTCTTTGTTTACTGTCCAAGAATTTACCGTTAGACCTAAATCCTGAGCTTCTTTGATCCATTCTGGTTTGTCCTTCAGAATTTTTATATTATAATCAAATCCGAAGAAGCCTGCTTGCTTCAGTTCAGCTGGACTTTTGTCTCCGCTTAAATAAGCAACTCTTGCATTTGGATCCAATTCAATGATCTTTAGTCCTGCTTCATAGCTGAAAGTTATATAATCTATCCATTCTCCAGCATGCAAGGATTTTACTGCCTGCAAGCATTTTTCTGCAAGAAATTCGCTTCTTTCCACTCCAAGCTTGGAAGGTTTTATTTCAAAGATCAACTTAGTTTTTGTCTGCTTCATTCCAGCAGTCAAATATTCTTCTACGGTAGACAGTTTTTCACCATTGGAATGTTTGCTTGAGAGGAGATCCTGGTAATTATGTTGTTCTATTTCCATGCCTTCAAAATCCGCGTCATGATTGACCACTAAAACACTGTCCTTGGTCATCCATACATCAAATTCTGAACCTTCACAGCCCAATTCTATGGCTTTCTCCAATGAAGCTATTGAATTTTGAGGTAAATCACCTGTTTTCCAGGCCCCTCTATGGGCAATTACTTTATTATCATTAAAATTCTTTGATTCACAGGATACTAATACTATTAGCATAATTAAAAGTGGGTACAAAGTATTGTGCTTTGAAGTCATGATATACAATTGTTTAAATACATAAAGTTTCAAACAATTCTACGAAAAAAAGGGCATTTCTTAATTTATATTAACCAATAATTAAGATTATATAACACAAAATAAATAATCGTTTTTCAGCCTTATATATTACTAATTCATGGTTTGGGGAAGTTTTATGAATTGATAAAACTTTTATTTCATTTGATGTGAAAATATTGATGTTTCTTGATGCTTAAGTAAGTTGAAAAAATCACTAAGTATAATTTTTTAAATAACATCTCCAGAATTACTTTTGGTGTTAAATTAGTTGTTAGTCAATAAGAAAAGTATAACGACTGGCAAAAAATGCTCATGTCCTGATGACTGGTAATACTAGTAATTCTTAAAATTAATTTTTAGTCATTTTCATCTTACGTTTTTAGGTATCCCATACCATAATGGATTAGTAGATTACTCGAATCAGGACACGTAATCACCCTAAACATAATCAGCATGTCTAAAATTTTAATCCTTGAAAAGGACCAAAACTTTTCAAGTAATATCTGTGAGATTTTGGAATTATATAATTACCAAACCCAACAATGTTACGAAACGCATAACCTGTTAAAGCAAATCGATGATTTTGTACCTGATTTATTAATACTTTCTGTATCCTTGGACCAAAAGCAATCTGGGATTGAACTCGTAAAAAAAATATTGCCTGATAATGGGCTCCCCATCTTATTTATCAGTGATCAATACCTAAGTGAAATATTTGGGAATGAATTAAAACTGATGAATAATGCTCTAATTATCTATAAGCCCTTCAGTATTAATCAACTAATTTCAAGTGTGAAAGAAGCTACTACAAAACTAATAAATTGATATATTAGTTATAATTCACTTACAGAATGAATATTATTAAGGTTTAAGTCCCATAGATTATTTGACTTTTGCAAACCTATTGCATGGGTTTAATGGATATATTTGTTCAATGAAATGGATGGAAATCATAGTGAGGTATTATTTATTTGCCCTGATGTTATTCCCTTGTGGGGATGAACAAGCACAAATAAATATCGATTCACCAGAAACGATTTTCATAAGCCAAGATCATGGGAATCACGATCATACAGACCATGATGATTGTTCTCCATTATGTGTATGCCATTGTTGTCATCTGCATTATGTTATTCATGACAAACCTGAAATTCGGTTTGTAAAATGTTACACAGCCACAAATAGGGTCTATATTCCCACCATACCTGAAGGACAAATTCAGGATTTTTTAAAGCCTCCAAAGGCAAGCATTTCATAAGACCATAATGCTTGATTCATTTATATTAATTCCTGACGAGCAATGGGGACATGTGGGGTTGGTACCAAAACGCAGTAGCCTCTTATCCCTTAATTGATTCCTATGCTCCATTAATGAATTGAGCTACATCTTTAAAATTCATTTTATCTAATGTCAAAGGATTTTCCTGACCTATGCCTGTAGAAAAGGAAACTAGACAGGCAGTGCTAGGGAAGCATGTCAGGTAAGTTCTCGTGGACATAACATCATAAAATCAATCAAATATGATTAATCAGCTTATAGATTTTTCTATCAAGAATAAGCTTATTATATCACTGTTTACCATTGCACTTGTAGTGGCTGGGATATGGTCTGTCAAACAGCTCCCAATAGATGCCGTACCGGATATTACTAATAATCAAGTTCAGGTAATTACCCAAGCTCCTAATTTGGGCACAGAAGATATAGAGCAATTTATTACTTACCCTGTGGAGTTGGCGATGGCCAATTTACCCGGTGTTAAAGAGGTCAGGTCAGTCTCTAGATTTGGTCTTTCATTGGTAACCATTGTTTTCAATGACGATATGGATACCTATTTACCCCGTCAACTAGTTGCGGAGAAGCTTGATGCCATCCGAGAAGAAATTCCGAGTGGTTTTGGATCCCCAACTATAGGCCCTATTTCTACTGGTTTAGGAGAAATCTATCAATACACCTTGGAGATAGCACCCGATTATAAGGACAAATACAACATCACAGACCTAAGAACCATTCAAGATTGGATTATCAGGAGACAAATGGCCATGGTTCCGGGAGTGGTGGAAGTGAATGCCTTTGGAGGCAAAATCAAACAATATGAAGTAGCTGTCGCTCCTGATGAACTAAGGGCTATAGGGATAAGCATACTGGACATCTATGAAGCCCTCCAAAAAAACAACCAAAATACAGGTGGTGCCTATATTGAAAGAAGTCACCAAGCCAATTTTATTAGAGGAGAGGGACTTATCAGAAACCTCGATGAAATAAGGAATATAATTATCAGCAATGAGGAAGGCCTACCCATAAAAATCAAGGATGTGGCAGATGTCAGGTTTGGCCATGCTGTTCGCTATGGTGCATTTACCAAGAATGGGGAAGGAGAAGCCGTTGGAGGTATGATCTTAATGCTAAAAGGAGCTAATTCCGATAAAGTCATTACTGCTGTTAAATCGAGAATAGAACAGATCCAGGAATCTTTACCGGAAGGTATCAGGATCAAACCATTTTTGGACCGCAGCAAATTAGTTGAAAAAACAACCAGCACAGTAAAAACTAACCTTTTGGAGGGGGGATTGATTGTTATTTTTGTCCTGGTACTGTTATTGGGCAATTGGCGTGGTGGGTTGATTGTGGCTTCCACTATTCCCTTAAGTTTATTATTTGCTTTCATTTTGATGAAGGCCTTTGGTGTTTGGGCCAATTTAATGAGTTTAGGAGCAATTGACTTTGGGATAATAGTGGATGGCGCTGTAATTATAGTAGAGAGCACTGTCTTTTTGCTCTATTCCAAACTGAGGGAAGGCAAAGAACTAAATGGTCAATTAAAAGATGAAGTGGCCAGCGTCGCATCCAAAAGGATGATGAATGCGGCGTTCTTTGGTCAGTTGATCATCTTGATTGTTTTCCTTCCAATTCTTGCTTTGGAAGGAGTGGAAGGTAAAATGTTCAAACCAATGGCACTTACATTTATCTTTGCTATGATCGGTGCCATGCTGCTTTGTCTCACCTACGTCCCGATGATCTCCGCTGTATTTATCAAAGCCAGTAAAAAGAAAACTTCCCAAAGTTGGGGTGATAAAATTATCTCGGCAGTAGAAAATGCCTATTTGCCTTTATTGCAGTGGGTATTAAAGCAATCTAAATGGGTAGTGGCCATAGCTTTGGTATTGTTTTCTATGGCCATTTATTCCTTTTCAAAAATGGGTGGTGAATTTATCCCACAGTTGGACGAAGGAGATATTGCCTTTCATATTATGCTTCAACCTGGAAGTGCTCTGTCCGAATCATTGGAGACTTCCACCAGAATAGAGCAGATCATCTTGGATAATTTTCCTGAGGTCGAACAAGTAATGAGTCGATTTGGTGTCGCAGATGTCCCCACTGATCCCATGCCTATGGATATTGCCGATTGCTTTATCATCCTAAAACCCAAATCTGAATGGGTTTCTGCGGAGACCAAGGAAGCATTGATCAATAAGATCAAAGAAAAGATCAGTATCGTTCCAGGGGTAAATTATGAATTTACTCAGCCTATAGAAATGCGTTTCAATGAACTGCTCACAGGGGTTCGTGAGGATATCGCCATCAAGTTATTTGGAGAAGATTTGGAAGTGTTGGCCCAAAAGGCACAGGAAATTGGCACTTTAGTCAATGGCATAGATGGTGTGGCTGACTTTAGGGTAGAAGCTACTACAGGTTTGCCGCAAATGACCGTGGATTACCAAAGGGATAAATTAGCCCAATATGATTTGAACGTTGAAGATATTAATGCCATTATACAAACAGCCTTTGCCGGAAAAAAAGCAGGGGTGATTTTTGAGGGAGAGAAACGCTTTGACTTGGTCCTACGATTGGACACCCTTTACCGTACACAAATCAATGATGTGAAAAACCTCTATGTAAATACTCAAGATGGTTCCCAGATTCCTTTGAAAGAAATTGCTCAGGTAAGTTACCAGCCAGGTCCGATGCAGATCAGTAGGGACAATACCAATCGAAGGACCTACGTGGGCATCAATGTCAGAGGAAGAGATATCAAATCATTGGTAAATGAAATTCAAGATAAACTTAAGGCTGAATTGAAGTTGCCTCCCGGCTATTATATCCGCTATGGTGGTGCTTTTGAAAATTTTGAAAGAGCTACTTCCCGGCTATTATTGGTCGTTCCCATCGCTTTGGCATCCATATTTATACTCATATTCTTTGCATTGGGCTCGATGAAGCAATCCCTGATGATTTTTATAGCCATTCCCATGGCTTCCATAGGTGGAATATTTTCACTTTGGCTAAGGGATATGCCTTTTAGCATCTCTGCGGGAGTTGGATTCATTGTGCTTTTTGGGGTGGCCGTCTTAAATGGGCTGGTAATGATAAATGGACTTAATGAACTGAAAATGGAATCTAAACTGAATCTAAATGATAGGATACGCCAGGGTACCAAAAGAAGGATAAGACCCATTCTACTGACCGCTTTGACAGATATTCTTGGATTTTTCCCCATGGCCCTTTCGGCCACAGCAGGAGCAGAAGTGCAAAGACCGCTGGCCACTGTTGTTATTGGAGGATTGATAAGCAGCACCTTGTTGACTCTCTTTTTACTTCCTGTACTTTACCAATGGGTAGAGAGGAAAAGTACCCTTGCAACCTTTCCAAAAATAGGAACCGCTTTGCTATTGGTCGGACTATTCATGGGCACACAAAGGGTCAAAGCACAAAATCAGGACAGCATACCAAGCCTCAGTTTGAATGAAGCAATGGAAATGGCCAATACCAATTATCCACTGATCAGTAAAGCCAAAATGGAAATTGAAAAGCAAGTATCCATGAAAAAGAGCGCTTGGGATATGGGCAATACGCAGGTATTTACCGGTGGAGAAGAATTGCTTGATGGAAAGGGAATCTATACTCGATTAGGCCTAATGCAACAACAAATAGACATATTCGGAGTGCCTTCAAAAATCAAATACCAACAACAAAAAGTAGCACTTGCTGAAGCTGCCTTAAACCTTTCGGCATTGGAGCTGAAACGAGAAGTCAGTAAAGCCTTTGCCAACTTATATATTGCGAAAAGGAAACTATCATTATATACACATTTGGACAGTTTGTTTGAAGAGTTTAGCCGGGCCGCAAAGTTAAGATGGGAAACTCAAGCAAGCAGTAAACTGGAATGGTTGACTGCTGAAAACAAGGCCAAGCAAATAGAAATTCAAAAACAGCAGGCCTGGCATGATCTGAATATTGCAGAACAAAAATTCAATTTGTGGCTGGTAAGCGACCAAAGATACACCATAGCCGTGGATAGCGAAACATCACTTTTGGAGGCCTTTACTAGCAATGATCCTAACCTTGAAGCCCATCCAAGTATGGTGCTTTCCTCTGAAAAAAATGAATTGGCCATTAGATCATTGAAGAAAGCCAAAGCCGCTTATTTACCAACCATTAGCGGA is from Echinicola marina and encodes:
- a CDS encoding TRAP transporter large permease, with translation MEYITIIVLVLSFITLMGLGVPVAWSLGFSSLLTLMITVAAVPSMTTIAQRMGAGLNSFSLLAIPFFILAGEIMNKGGIANRLINLAKAITGRLPGGLLYVNVIAAMLFGAIAGSAVAAASALGGILGKRMDEEGYPKELGVAVNVTSSTTGLIIPPSNILIVYSLASGGVSIGALFVAGYIPGLFVGLLLMLTAAFFIRKHNLPQGETTSISEFGKVFLKAAPSLTLLVIVIGGIVIGIFTATEASAIAVLYTLGLSFIYGELKLKDLPAILLKSSSTTAVVALLIATSMSMSWVMSSEDIPQSLSQILLSLSDNKYIILIIINLTLLFVGVFMDMTPAVLIFTPIFLPVVSELGIDPVHFGIIMVLNLCIGLCTPPVGSVLFIGVGVAKTSIAKVVRPLLPFFVAMIIGLIIITLFPQMTLWLPSLFGL
- a CDS encoding BamA/TamA family outer membrane protein; the protein is MKKQLLLLPLILFCCIVQSNAQDQGFIKRYINKIINDTSDAAEPQFLLYPTLAYSPETSWEIGFSSLYVYYANKDTSNRLSEINGFTFVTLEGQYGLWFDHANYSDKEDWFFLGRLRYQQFPLYYYGLGPSTSNDYLALVDSKQVLIKERVLRKLKKDFYLGMELDFNHFGSVSFEPNHPEANFDLPLGSEGSTNIGLGLGLVYDNRHNVLNVRKGLFSELAYIQYAPFWKGQYEFATIISDNRIYRPVGKNNVLAAQLFGQFNTGEVPFNMTSALGGESQMRGYYYGRYRDNNYISNQVEFRLLPIPLGFSKRFGAAAFAGAGTVFPDFNNLYLHKIVWSAGAGLRFLLFPKKDIYTRLDYAFGKDTSGFYIYIGEAF
- a CDS encoding NmrA/HSCARG family protein; translation: MSDKKIITIMGATGAQGGGLARAILSDTNSEFAVRAVTRDKNSDKAKELGDLGAEVAVANLDDKASIIEAMNGAYGAYLVTFFWDHFSPEKEYIHAKNMAEAAKECELQHIIWSTLEDTRKYVPLEDNRMPTLQGKFKVPHFDMKGEANQLFIDMSLPTTYLMASFYWDNFIYFGSGPQKGEDGKYYLTFPLDDKKMAGIAAEDIGKCAYGIFKKGKSMVGKTVGLAGEKLSGTEMAAAFSKHLGKEVIYNNVNPDTFRSFDFPGADDLGNMFQFYRDFEEVCNRHRNVDLSRELNPELKDFDSWLKQYGHKVPMD
- a CDS encoding glycerophosphodiester phosphodiesterase, translating into MLIVLVSCESKNFNDNKVIAHRGAWKTGDLPQNSIASLEKAIELGCEGSEFDVWMTKDSVLVVNHDADFEGMEIEQHNYQDLLSSKHSNGEKLSTVEEYLTAGMKQTKTKLIFEIKPSKLGVERSEFLAEKCLQAVKSLHAGEWIDYITFSYEAGLKIIELDPNARVAYLSGDKSPAELKQAGFFGFDYNIKILKDKPEWIKEAQDLGLTVNSWTVNKEEDMKWLLDQKVDFITTDEPEALLKLIKEEKIG
- a CDS encoding response regulator, whose protein sequence is MSKILILEKDQNFSSNICEILELYNYQTQQCYETHNLLKQIDDFVPDLLILSVSLDQKQSGIELVKKILPDNGLPILFISDQYLSEIFGNELKLMNNALIIYKPFSINQLISSVKEATTKLIN
- a CDS encoding DUF6660 family protein — translated: MEIIVRYYLFALMLFPCGDEQAQINIDSPETIFISQDHGNHDHTDHDDCSPLCVCHCCHLHYVIHDKPEIRFVKCYTATNRVYIPTIPEGQIQDFLKPPKASIS
- a CDS encoding CusA/CzcA family heavy metal efflux RND transporter codes for the protein MINQLIDFSIKNKLIISLFTIALVVAGIWSVKQLPIDAVPDITNNQVQVITQAPNLGTEDIEQFITYPVELAMANLPGVKEVRSVSRFGLSLVTIVFNDDMDTYLPRQLVAEKLDAIREEIPSGFGSPTIGPISTGLGEIYQYTLEIAPDYKDKYNITDLRTIQDWIIRRQMAMVPGVVEVNAFGGKIKQYEVAVAPDELRAIGISILDIYEALQKNNQNTGGAYIERSHQANFIRGEGLIRNLDEIRNIIISNEEGLPIKIKDVADVRFGHAVRYGAFTKNGEGEAVGGMILMLKGANSDKVITAVKSRIEQIQESLPEGIRIKPFLDRSKLVEKTTSTVKTNLLEGGLIVIFVLVLLLGNWRGGLIVASTIPLSLLFAFILMKAFGVWANLMSLGAIDFGIIVDGAVIIVESTVFLLYSKLREGKELNGQLKDEVASVASKRMMNAAFFGQLIILIVFLPILALEGVEGKMFKPMALTFIFAMIGAMLLCLTYVPMISAVFIKASKKKTSQSWGDKIISAVENAYLPLLQWVLKQSKWVVAIALVLFSMAIYSFSKMGGEFIPQLDEGDIAFHIMLQPGSALSESLETSTRIEQIILDNFPEVEQVMSRFGVADVPTDPMPMDIADCFIILKPKSEWVSAETKEALINKIKEKISIVPGVNYEFTQPIEMRFNELLTGVREDIAIKLFGEDLEVLAQKAQEIGTLVNGIDGVADFRVEATTGLPQMTVDYQRDKLAQYDLNVEDINAIIQTAFAGKKAGVIFEGEKRFDLVLRLDTLYRTQINDVKNLYVNTQDGSQIPLKEIAQVSYQPGPMQISRDNTNRRTYVGINVRGRDIKSLVNEIQDKLKAELKLPPGYYIRYGGAFENFERATSRLLLVVPIALASIFILIFFALGSMKQSLMIFIAIPMASIGGIFSLWLRDMPFSISAGVGFIVLFGVAVLNGLVMINGLNELKMESKLNLNDRIRQGTKRRIRPILLTALTDILGFFPMALSATAGAEVQRPLATVVIGGLISSTLLTLFLLPVLYQWVERKSTLATFPKIGTALLLVGLFMGTQRVKAQNQDSIPSLSLNEAMEMANTNYPLISKAKMEIEKQVSMKKSAWDMGNTQVFTGGEELLDGKGIYTRLGLMQQQIDIFGVPSKIKYQQQKVALAEAALNLSALELKREVSKAFANLYIAKRKLSLYTHLDSLFEEFSRAAKLRWETQASSKLEWLTAENKAKQIEIQKQQAWHDLNIAEQKFNLWLVSDQRYTIAVDSETSLLEAFTSNDPNLEAHPSMVLSSEKNELAIRSLKKAKAAYLPTISGQYGWQNVNGSSGYNAFQIGLNIPLAFNVNQAKVQSAKISAEQVDKDYQEQLIKLKTAYSNSLEANIKWKISYQYYLTEALPLAVEQEKGAQLAYKQGAIDYVTFLENINTVMDIKFGALETLEKYLMSKVNLSYFEIPLKY